TTTCACGTCATGCTTAAAAACGGTTTCTCGTGCGATAAATTGTGATTTCTAAGCtgactaaatttttataattgtctataaaaggtttaaaatacaaaagacatatatcatgtatatttttCCTAATAAGGAAATACTCTCAACAATACCACCCAGTTTCGTTATTCTTACATATTATACAGccttcgttttatttatatagatagaaaaagttttaattacatttcatcTACTAAAACATGAATACCAatacttcataaatatttaaaaaaccagGAAGATCCATGTTATGTCGACTGTGAAACAGGAAAGAAACAAAGTTTAAATTGAGTTCGTGTGGTCTGTCACTCAGACTAGGGGTTCTTGGATTACAATTTTCCGCTACAGCTAAATGccatttaaatacaattcaacGAGTTAACAAATCAGtatcaacaattaattaaatcgaCGTTTGAGGTACCTTTGTCTCAACgttaatataatctaataagCGTAATAAGATTTTGTTGttgataaataatgaatatttattgagatttgtttttatttattatatttttcccattttttatgctatttatattattctatacctatatttaattgacataattaATAAGCAGTGAGAACACAATTGATTCTTTTGTTTCCTAAttcttcaaatcaaaataaaactaaaaatgacACTAAACGGGGACTGAAGTGGcgtatattgatttttgacAAGAACTCTGCGCATCTCAGTTGCGTCGCGACGCGCGCATTTGTCAAACtgactgaaaaataaattcagtcgtgaattttgatgattataaatgtaaataatcgtGAAGTGtctttaaatttgttaacattatgtttattaagtggtatttgtattgatttattgtACAGAAACATTTTTTGGGTGTGCGAGATATAGGTTATCATGTACCGTCTATTGTCTTAGTGTGTGAAGTTTGACTTGTTTTGATTGTGGCAAAATGGAATATTTCAgtgtatataaatgataaatatgatagttctttatgttatttatattactttattcaattggAGCGTAAATTAATTCATCAATTGATAAAATTCATGCTTTTCACTGTGTCATCGATGATTATAAatgaattgatttataataaagaaattaaactgcattgaatattaaaaatcagaTAATGATAATTCAAAATGTCGACATGCATCAGAATATGTGGGGCTTACTCATATCGGCTGACAAGAAGGCATTCAACCATTCTACTCATTGCTTTATTTATCGTAATCATGACGGTAATATTTCAGCTTTATGCTTACAAACACCAAGAAATGCCAAACTTCGCTGCGAAAGTCGGGGACTTTGACTATATACCAGGGGCATTTTTAAGTGGTAACCAACCTAACGAAAATGCAAGCTACTGTCAATTTAACTACGGCCTACCGAAACTAATAGAGTGGAGAAATATTCAGTCGCTAACCCCCCCAGAAGGAGGCAATGGAAGTTCTTACAGGGTAATTTATAATGCTATCCAAGGTACAGCATATGCAAATAATTCCAAGTACGATGCCCTGACATATGCCACTCAAGCTACTCCAGAATTTCTATACCACGTCGCAGAAATAGCAAGATACTGGGATGGTCCAATAAGCTTGTCAGTTTTTGTACCAAACTTCGATATGGACATAACAATGCAAATAATGAATCAGCTGTGCAGTTGCTATTCAGCTATGTCCAAGGTCTCTCTTCATCTCTTTTTCCCTAAACGCTATCCACCGAAAATGAGAATACCCGATTCTTATTATATGACCACAGAGATTCCGACAACTACAGCTAATATTTCAATAGAGGATTTGTTGAGAGGAAAATTGGAACgttatagaaaattaaacaatcaaaCAAGAGCTGAATATGTACAATGGGTAAGAAAGAAAAAAGTCGAAAGAATGATGGCTAGGATGCCTAAAAGACAGTTGTTTGTCCCACAGTTGATATTTAACGACTGTGCTGGAATCGACTTGTTCGACATACCAACATTTAGACAAGAGAATCATTTGGATTATCCAATTAACGTTGGTAGAAATATAGCAAGGAACGCTTCAAGGACAAACTATTTCATAGTATCTGATATAGAGTTGGTACCGAGCGATGGATTAGCTCCGAAATTTCTGACAATGGTTAGGAAACTTATGGGCGATAAGAAACGAGACGAGGGACGTATATTCTCTAAGACAGTCTTTGTTGTACCCTTGTTTGAAGTGGAAAGGGGTGTTGAGATACCTCGCGACAAAGACACGTAAGTTGATAAATGAATTCTCTAATGTTGAACACCTGCGGGTATATACCATTCAATTTACACTTTGTACGTCATAAGAGAGCAGCGTTATTAAGAATGAGACATCGTTGTTCATTTTCTCCGTATTTCAGTTTAATCTAAAGCGGTTGAAAGTTTGACACAGGTGCTCTGAAATATTTACTTGAATcgttacttttctttttatatatcgcTGGTCTATCCtcaattgaaaataatgaactttttaaGGTGCGATTTATTTgccatttttataacttttaaaattattccgaatacagcaaaaataaattatgaaaaatattaaaagtaacatgaaacttaatttatacttatctGTTATCATTTTGTAAGATATGAATTGTTGTCgtaaatttaatgtaacttataaaaaatttaagccaCCCATAAAATATGGCACTAAAAATGTCACAGAATTTTACGTTCAAAAGATGCTTAGACTAATAGAAGAAAAAATTATGAGATGGAATATTGAAGAGTAATCTCTTAAAGAAAACGCTTATAAGACTTGATCTGTCTTTCTTCTTTacgctatttaatttattaatacctaACTACCCCCCCGGTTTCACACGGGTACATACGGGTGCTATATTATACAACTTTTCGATTgaagaataaagaaaaaataaagaaaaaaaaaattgtgttttaatagCTAGGAAAGTTGAATTGTAGgcatttatgtattatacaaatcttcgtagtttaaaagatctaatcGTACATACGGCGGGAAGTTACATTGTTTTAATCTACGTAGATAtactttgatttttaaattgattatttaatttttatagttttcaatatttactaatactaaaatgaaatacatttacGTATGTTACTATTACGTTTAATTAGACGCAGTGTGCTTATTACACGAACGTATTTGCAGGCTTTCTGTTGGTAGATTGATTTTCCGCCACGATAATTATGGTTGAGGCGCTCCCGTGCTTGGATGCGCTtagtaaaaatatcttttgttgGCTCTCACAACACCCACGGGTTGAGATTCTATGGTCCTATTGCACACTAATTGCTAAgtctttaaaattgtattctataaataagaataaagaacaaaaaaaagattcgcaacatgattttattattatataatatttcatccgatttatcataaacttttaattcaaacatattttcttttatattgatttttaagtaaacagttttgtttaaaattataattttttgacaataattttaaagctaAGGCCGCACCTCGAAATAAAACCGCGTGATTTGTATTTTCGCTTGCTTCTACCATTTGCAAACATGTGATACAGAATGTAAACATATGTAGGTACTACACGCATTCGCATTTTAAAATTTGCGTAGTGTaataaagtttgtatgtatataaacttGACTTTGTGCTATGGGGATGTCAACCAAAAAATCACGTAGTGCTATTTCGTAATGCGGTCAAagaattaacttttattaaatcgtaTATAAACCTAAACAAAATTGTACTAAACAGGTTAGTACGCTTGATAAATGAAAACCGTGCGAAGTACTTCCATCAGAAAGTTTGTGCTCATTGCCAAAGATTCCCCGGACTTCAGTCTTGGCTGATACGTCCATCGCCAAGTGTTATTGAGGTAAGTATTACTTGTATTAACAGTTTAATTATATCCCGCTGCTGGGTTAAAGCCTCTTTCATAAGGAGATTTTTTGAAGTGGTTCCACTAAGCCACGCCGTCTCTGTACAAGTGTGTACAGAGATTTGTCAATCCATGTTTTCTCGAAATTTTTGCGTAACTAACTGAAGCATAAAAAAGTCAGTTGTAAAGatccaacattttatttactggACGATCTCAGATCTTGTAAAAGATTTCTTTttattctttgaaaaaaaaagacatttttttgaATGCAGAGGTTATATGGATAATTTCtcaataaaattagataattcCTTGTAAAATCTACTTTCTTGTTGAAGTCATCACCATTTTTCTAATTTAGACTAGAAAAAAGACAGACCATTTTaagattacttattttaaacattttatttttttttattcatttttataacaatttttaattcattaaatcgtttttttatgtttctttctACTGGTAAAATTAACTTAGGAATCCATGCTTAGGTTATA
This window of the Vanessa atalanta chromosome 21, ilVanAtal1.2, whole genome shotgun sequence genome carries:
- the LOC125072202 gene encoding beta-1,4-glucuronyltransferase 1-like, with translation MSTCIRICGAYSYRLTRRHSTILLIALFIVIMTVIFQLYAYKHQEMPNFAAKVGDFDYIPGAFLSGNQPNENASYCQFNYGLPKLIEWRNIQSLTPPEGGNGSSYRVIYNAIQGTAYANNSKYDALTYATQATPEFLYHVAEIARYWDGPISLSVFVPNFDMDITMQIMNQLCSCYSAMSKVSLHLFFPKRYPPKMRIPDSYYMTTEIPTTTANISIEDLLRGKLERYRKLNNQTRAEYVQWVRKKKVERMMARMPKRQLFVPQLIFNDCAGIDLFDIPTFRQENHLDYPINVGRNIARNASRTNYFIVSDIELVPSDGLAPKFLTMVRKLMGDKKRDEGRIFSKTVFVVPLFEVERGVEIPRDKDTLVRLINENRAKYFHQKVCAHCQRFPGLQSWLIRPSPSVIEPMLIARREYPYHRWEPLYFGTQNEPWYSEELSWEGRQDKMTQMLEMCLQEYRMVVLDGAFLCHAAASRNGSRDHRAERINHRRYQTIISSFKQKYQNIPKCKLMYGC